One window from the genome of Jiangella alba encodes:
- a CDS encoding LCP family protein → MRPDGEAGMAAYGADGGARGTEVKVTEYQAGHVPGVSYRGGVAHSPQDEPAPAPAAAVPSGTSVMPADAYGPAETDGAGAPPAAPPPTRRRRESAEPPGRPKRKRSGFVRFLRWFLSFWLVVLVALGALLWYVWGRIEKVDAIPSDHGSATSEGRVFLLVGSDSREDLSDEEQSELGTGSVEGQRTDTIMLLSVPGGGERNALISIPRDSVVDIPGHGENRINAAFAFGGAPLLVETIEAATGVAIDDYVQIGFGGFAGIVDALGGVEMCLDEAIQDDKAHIDLPAGCQTLNGPDALGYARARYFDPTADIGRVQRQRELISAIADKATSPGTLINPIELTRTALAGGDALVLDEDTGPMDMFAFARGMGSVSGGSGDTITVPLGQIGNTVSWDPELSGELWTALQNGDAVPQSVIDAQP, encoded by the coding sequence ACCGAGGTCAAGGTCACCGAGTACCAGGCCGGCCACGTCCCCGGCGTCTCCTATCGCGGCGGCGTGGCCCACAGCCCGCAGGACGAGCCCGCGCCGGCCCCGGCCGCGGCGGTGCCGAGCGGCACCAGCGTCATGCCGGCCGACGCGTACGGCCCGGCCGAGACCGACGGCGCCGGCGCGCCCCCAGCGGCGCCGCCGCCCACCCGTCGTCGCCGCGAGAGCGCCGAGCCGCCCGGCCGGCCGAAGCGCAAGCGCTCCGGCTTCGTCCGCTTCCTCCGCTGGTTCCTGTCGTTCTGGCTGGTCGTCCTCGTCGCGCTCGGCGCGCTCCTCTGGTACGTGTGGGGCCGCATCGAGAAGGTCGACGCCATCCCGTCCGACCACGGCTCGGCGACGTCCGAGGGCCGGGTGTTCCTGCTGGTCGGCTCGGACAGCCGCGAGGACCTCTCCGACGAGGAGCAGAGCGAGCTGGGCACCGGCAGCGTCGAGGGCCAGCGCACCGACACCATCATGCTGCTGAGCGTCCCCGGCGGCGGCGAGCGCAACGCGCTGATCAGCATCCCGCGCGACTCCGTCGTCGACATCCCCGGGCACGGCGAGAACCGCATCAACGCCGCGTTCGCGTTCGGTGGCGCCCCGCTGCTGGTCGAGACCATCGAGGCGGCCACCGGCGTCGCCATCGACGACTACGTGCAGATCGGCTTCGGCGGCTTCGCCGGCATCGTCGACGCCCTCGGCGGCGTCGAGATGTGCCTCGACGAAGCCATCCAGGACGACAAGGCGCACATCGACCTCCCGGCCGGATGCCAGACGCTCAACGGCCCCGACGCGCTCGGCTACGCCCGGGCCCGTTACTTCGACCCCACCGCCGACATCGGCCGCGTGCAGCGCCAGCGCGAGCTGATCTCGGCCATCGCCGACAAGGCGACGTCGCCCGGCACGCTGATCAACCCGATCGAGCTGACCCGCACCGCGCTGGCCGGCGGCGACGCCCTGGTGCTCGACGAAGACACCGGCCCCATGGACATGTTCGCGTTCGCCCGCGGCATGGGCTCGGTCTCCGGCGGCTCCGGCGACACCATCACCGTCCCGCTGGGCCAGATCGGCAACACCGTCAGCTGGGACCCCGAACTGTCCGGCGAGCTCTGGACCGCCCTGCAGAACGGCGACGCCGTCCCCCAGTCCGTCATCGACGCCCAGCCGTGA